The following proteins are co-located in the Komagataeibacter sp. FNDCF1 genome:
- the mraY gene encoding phospho-N-acetylmuramoyl-pentapeptide-transferase produces the protein MLYDLFQQHATAHTSVLNLFRYITFRSGAACLTALVISLCLGTPLITQLRRIQRGGQPIRALGPERHLIEKVGTPTMGGVLILLSLFGSTLLWADLTNGFVWAVMLVTLAFGAVGFADDYLKLSRRNTDGVSKRMRLGCEFGASLIGGIWLEHMMPPDLANHLAFPFVKDLLLPLGYAFPLFAMITITGFGNAVNFTDGLDGLAIVPVIIAALVFALISYLVGNHVFADYLQLHAVPGTGELGVFCSALVGAGLGFLWFNAPPAAVFMGDTGSLALGGALGAVAIAVKHELVLCIVGGLFVVETFSVIIQVFWYKRTGRRVFLMAPLHHHFEKKGWAESKIVIRFWIVSIVLGLCGLATLKLR, from the coding sequence ATGCTGTATGACCTGTTCCAGCAGCATGCCACGGCCCATACATCCGTGCTCAACCTGTTCCGCTACATCACGTTCCGTTCCGGTGCGGCGTGCCTGACCGCGCTGGTGATCAGCCTGTGCCTGGGCACCCCGCTGATCACGCAGCTGCGCCGCATCCAGCGCGGCGGCCAGCCCATCCGCGCGCTCGGCCCAGAACGCCACCTGATCGAAAAGGTCGGCACCCCCACCATGGGCGGCGTGCTGATCCTGCTCTCGCTGTTCGGCTCCACCCTGCTGTGGGCGGACCTGACAAACGGGTTTGTCTGGGCGGTGATGCTGGTCACGCTGGCCTTTGGCGCGGTGGGATTCGCCGATGACTACCTGAAGCTGTCACGCCGCAACACGGACGGGGTGTCCAAGCGGATGCGGCTGGGGTGCGAGTTCGGGGCCTCGCTGATTGGCGGGATCTGGCTGGAACACATGATGCCGCCCGACCTTGCCAACCACCTTGCCTTCCCGTTCGTAAAGGACCTGCTGCTGCCGCTAGGCTACGCCTTTCCGCTGTTTGCCATGATCACCATTACCGGTTTTGGCAATGCCGTGAACTTTACCGACGGGCTGGACGGGCTGGCCATCGTGCCGGTCATTATTGCGGCCCTTGTGTTCGCGCTCATTTCCTATCTGGTGGGCAACCACGTGTTTGCCGACTACCTGCAACTGCATGCCGTGCCCGGCACGGGGGAACTCGGGGTGTTCTGCTCCGCGCTGGTGGGGGCGGGGCTTGGCTTCCTGTGGTTCAACGCGCCACCTGCCGCCGTGTTCATGGGGGATACGGGGTCGCTGGCGCTGGGCGGCGCGCTGGGGGCCGTGGCCATTGCGGTCAAGCATGAGCTTGTACTGTGCATCGTGGGCGGGCTGTTCGTGGTGGAGACGTTTTCGGTCATCATCCAGGTGTTCTGGTACAAGCGCACCGGGCGGCGTGTGTTCCTGATGGCACCGCTGCACCACCATTTCGAGAAGAAGGGCTGGGCTGAATCCAAGATCGTCATCCGGTTCTGGATCGTGTCCATCGTGCTGGGGCTGTGTGGTCTGGCCACACTGAAACTGCGGTGA
- the murD gene encoding UDP-N-acetylmuramoyl-L-alanine--D-glutamate ligase: protein MSTPFPPTLFAGHHYGVAGLGRNGNAAVAALLAMGASVHAWDDNAASRAALPAHPRLKVGPFTSMTGLAGLVLSPGIPHILPAPHPLARMAVEAGVPIVSDAELLFRAVRATGSRARFAGITGTNGKSTTTVLLAHMLACCGIPVAAGGNLGPAALGLPLLPDDGVYVLEMSSYMLERLEQMHFNAACLLNLTPDHLDRHGDMAGYETAKLHVFDHQHAGDLAVLGATLPDYVRLHRRLAATRTRIACVSGADVEQCDYYCTAHALCDQGGVIADLDGVTELPGTHNRENAAAATAMAVHLGMPRAMVEAALATFSALDHRQKKVGRIGGIDFINDSKATNADASARALACHERMIWIAGGMAKAGGIEELAPLFGRVALALLVGRDAPVLAATLARHDIPHRIVDTLERAVPEALEAARALGVDVVMLSPACASFDQFSGFEARGAHFAALVRALAPDPDGPAAQ, encoded by the coding sequence GTGAGCACGCCCTTCCCCCCCACCCTGTTCGCAGGGCACCACTATGGCGTGGCGGGCCTGGGCCGCAACGGCAACGCGGCCGTGGCGGCCCTGCTGGCCATGGGGGCCAGCGTCCATGCCTGGGATGACAATGCCGCCAGCCGTGCGGCCCTGCCCGCCCACCCCCGGCTGAAGGTCGGGCCCTTCACCAGCATGACCGGGCTGGCGGGGCTGGTGCTCTCACCGGGTATCCCGCATATTTTGCCTGCCCCGCATCCGCTGGCGCGCATGGCGGTGGAGGCCGGGGTGCCGATCGTCTCGGATGCGGAACTGCTGTTCCGCGCCGTGCGGGCGACAGGCAGCCGCGCGCGGTTTGCGGGCATTACCGGCACCAATGGCAAATCGACCACAACAGTCCTGCTGGCCCACATGCTGGCCTGCTGCGGCATACCGGTAGCGGCGGGCGGCAATCTGGGGCCTGCCGCGCTCGGCCTGCCGCTCCTGCCGGATGACGGGGTGTACGTGCTGGAAATGTCGAGCTACATGCTCGAACGCCTCGAGCAGATGCATTTCAACGCCGCCTGCCTGCTCAACCTTACGCCCGATCACCTTGACCGCCATGGCGACATGGCAGGTTACGAGACAGCCAAGCTGCATGTATTCGACCACCAGCACGCGGGCGACCTGGCGGTACTGGGGGCAACGCTGCCCGATTACGTACGCCTGCACCGCAGGCTTGCCGCAACCCGCACGCGCATTGCCTGCGTCAGCGGGGCGGATGTCGAACAGTGTGATTACTACTGCACGGCCCATGCACTGTGCGACCAGGGCGGCGTGATTGCCGACCTGGATGGCGTGACGGAACTGCCCGGTACCCATAACCGTGAGAACGCCGCCGCCGCCACGGCCATGGCCGTGCATCTGGGCATGCCGCGCGCGATGGTCGAAGCGGCACTGGCCACGTTCAGCGCGCTGGACCACCGGCAGAAGAAGGTGGGCCGGATTGGCGGCATAGACTTCATCAATGACAGCAAGGCCACCAATGCCGACGCCAGCGCGCGCGCACTGGCCTGCCACGAACGGATGATCTGGATCGCGGGCGGCATGGCCAAGGCTGGCGGGATAGAGGAACTGGCCCCCCTGTTCGGTCGTGTGGCGCTGGCCCTGCTGGTCGGGCGCGACGCGCCGGTACTGGCCGCGACCCTGGCCCGGCACGATATTCCCCACCGCATTGTCGATACGCTGGAACGTGCGGTGCCCGAAGCGCTGGAAGCCGCGCGCGCGCTGGGTGTGGATGTGGTCATGCTTTCCCCCGCCTGCGCAAGTTTTGACCAGTTCAGCGGGTTTGAGGCACGTGGCGCGCATTTCGCGGCACTTGTCCGTGCACTGGCCCCCGATCCGGACGGGCCTGCTGCACAATGA
- a CDS encoding FtsW/RodA/SpoVE family cell cycle protein, producing MSGLSRINTSWAAKWWRSIDRITLICVGILIGFGYILMLAASPAVAVRIGASRDMFIFKQVCFLILALVIVISTSLLSLRGVRITAWVGFVLALGATFLTLVHGIEIKGARRWIALPMMSVQPSEFLKPFFAVITAWLLTQRRVKTYFPGLAVALGLFGLVLFLLKSQPDIGMLSVITTVFLTQLFLDGMSLFLVGAGVASMVAAFAGAYMVFPHVRSRVERFLHPAVGDHYQIDTALRAFGNGGLLGRGPGEGRVKDLLPDAHADFVFAVAGEEFGMLVCLFIIGVFATIVIRTLLKLLHEKDPFIAVATAGLVTGFGLQAFVNMGSTLHLIPTKGMTLPFISYGGSSAMSVALTIGMVLALTRNRMGDDLLFGPASSPSQKVPS from the coding sequence ATGAGCGGGCTGTCACGCATAAACACCTCCTGGGCAGCGAAGTGGTGGCGGAGCATCGACCGGATCACGCTGATCTGCGTGGGTATCCTGATCGGGTTCGGCTATATCCTGATGCTGGCGGCAAGCCCGGCGGTGGCCGTGCGTATCGGCGCCTCGCGCGATATGTTCATCTTCAAGCAGGTCTGCTTCCTGATCCTGGCGCTGGTGATTGTCATCTCCACATCACTGCTCTCGCTGCGCGGGGTACGGATCACGGCGTGGGTCGGCTTCGTTCTGGCGCTGGGGGCGACATTCCTGACACTTGTCCATGGCATCGAGATCAAGGGCGCGCGACGATGGATCGCGCTGCCCATGATGTCGGTCCAGCCATCGGAATTCCTCAAGCCCTTCTTCGCCGTGATCACGGCCTGGCTTCTGACCCAGCGGCGGGTAAAAACGTATTTCCCCGGTCTGGCCGTGGCCCTGGGCCTGTTCGGTCTGGTGCTGTTCCTGCTCAAGTCACAGCCCGATATCGGCATGCTGAGCGTGATCACGACGGTGTTCCTGACCCAGCTGTTCCTGGACGGGATGAGCCTGTTCCTGGTGGGGGCGGGCGTGGCCAGCATGGTCGCGGCGTTTGCCGGCGCGTATATGGTGTTTCCGCATGTGCGCTCCCGCGTCGAACGCTTCCTGCATCCGGCCGTGGGGGACCACTACCAGATCGATACGGCGCTGCGCGCCTTTGGCAATGGCGGCCTGCTGGGCCGTGGCCCCGGTGAGGGACGGGTGAAGGACCTGCTGCCCGACGCCCATGCCGACTTCGTGTTTGCCGTGGCGGGAGAGGAATTCGGCATGCTGGTCTGCCTGTTCATCATTGGCGTGTTCGCCACCATCGTCATCCGCACGCTGCTCAAGCTGCTGCATGAAAAGGATCCCTTCATCGCGGTGGCCACGGCCGGGCTGGTGACGGGGTTCGGGCTGCAGGCATTCGTCAACATGGGGTCGACGCTTCACCTTATCCCGACCAAGGGCATGACGCTGCCTTTCATTTCCTATGGCGGTTCCTCCGCCATGTCGGTGGCGCTGACCATCGGCATGGTCCTGGCCCTGACCCGCAACCGGATGGGGGATGACCTGCTGTTCGGGCCTGCCTCCTCCCCATCGCAGAAAGTCCCGTCATGA
- a CDS encoding UDP-N-acetylglucosamine--N-acetylmuramyl-(pentapeptide) pyrophosphoryl-undecaprenol N-acetylglucosamine transferase, with protein sequence MTRHCIAVAAGGTGGHFFPAEALACELVRRGHDILLMTDRRAGTRRTGIFAGRQQFVLPGAGIAGRGMMRASRAALALARGTMQARAILGRIRPAAVIGFGGYPSVPPLLGASLLPRSARPLLFLHEGNAVLGKANGFLAGRMDGIATSFPVVAGVPARIPATLTGMPVRRDIAALGGEGYTPSNGVINLLVWGGSLGARVFSDVVPPALTALPPALRARVQVTQQARAEDVERVGAAYRAAGIPAIVAPFLGDVPERLHAAHLVIGRAGGSSVAELTVAGRPSLLVPLPIAARDEQGANAQALVDAGAAWMIRQPQFTAQALTERLASLLADRDLLTRTAQAAAGLGRPDAAARLADMIEARLPDLPHPA encoded by the coding sequence ATGACCCGTCACTGCATTGCTGTCGCGGCCGGTGGTACCGGCGGCCACTTCTTCCCCGCCGAGGCGCTGGCCTGTGAACTGGTGCGCCGGGGGCATGACATCCTTCTGATGACCGACCGGCGCGCGGGCACGCGCAGGACAGGCATCTTTGCCGGGCGCCAGCAGTTTGTCCTGCCCGGTGCGGGCATTGCCGGGCGCGGCATGATGCGCGCCAGCCGGGCGGCGCTGGCGCTGGCGCGGGGCACCATGCAGGCACGCGCCATCCTGGGCCGCATCAGGCCCGCCGCCGTCATCGGCTTCGGGGGGTATCCCTCCGTGCCGCCACTGCTGGGGGCCAGTCTCCTGCCCCGGTCCGCGCGGCCGCTCCTGTTCCTGCATGAAGGCAATGCCGTGCTGGGCAAGGCCAATGGCTTCCTGGCCGGGCGGATGGACGGAATCGCCACATCCTTTCCCGTGGTGGCCGGTGTACCGGCGCGCATTCCCGCCACCCTGACCGGCATGCCCGTGCGGCGCGACATCGCGGCACTGGGGGGGGAAGGCTACACCCCCTCCAACGGGGTCATCAACCTGCTTGTCTGGGGCGGATCGCTGGGCGCGCGGGTGTTCAGCGATGTGGTGCCCCCGGCGCTGACCGCCCTGCCCCCTGCCCTGCGCGCGCGCGTGCAGGTGACCCAGCAGGCCCGGGCCGAGGATGTGGAGCGTGTCGGCGCCGCCTACCGCGCGGCCGGCATTCCCGCCATTGTCGCCCCGTTCCTGGGCGATGTGCCGGAGCGGCTGCATGCGGCCCATCTTGTCATTGGCCGTGCCGGTGGCTCATCGGTCGCGGAACTGACGGTGGCGGGCCGCCCGTCGCTGCTGGTGCCGCTGCCCATCGCCGCACGCGATGAACAGGGCGCCAACGCGCAGGCGCTGGTCGATGCGGGGGCGGCGTGGATGATCCGCCAGCCGCAGTTTACCGCGCAGGCGCTGACCGAACGGCTGGCAAGCTTGCTGGCCGACCGCGACCTGCTGACCCGCACGGCGCAGGCAGCGGCCGGCCTTGGCCGCCCCGATGCCGCCGCCCGTCTGGCCGACATGATAGAAGCCCGCTTGCCTGACCTGCCCCACCCCGCTTAA
- the murC gene encoding UDP-N-acetylmuramate--L-alanine ligase, which produces MRALPLSIGTIHFVGIGGIGMSGIAEVLHMLGYAVQGSDIAESANVARLRASGIPVTIGHDAANLGNAQVVVTSTAVQRDNPEVVAARARLIPVVRRAEMLAELMRLRWSVAVGGTHGKTTTTSLVAAVLEAAKLDPTVINGGIIEAYGTNTRMGSGDWMVVEADESDGSFLRLPSVITVVTNMDPEHLDHWGTEEAMQAAYDQFVSNIPFYGFAVLCIDHPAVQQMIPRLSDHRIITYGFSPQADVRAEKVITDKLGATFEVVITNRTRNRSRRAGPFRLPMLGHHNVQNALAAIAVGTEMEIDDATIRSAFAAFRGVKRRFTRTGETGGITVIDDYGHHPVEIAAVLKAARQAGAGNVIAVMQPHRYSRLKSLFNEFCTCMNDAGTVIIADVYAAGEQPIEGMDRDALVEGLRERGHRSVVPLPGPEHLAEMINAIARPGDFVVCLGAGSITNWAQALPAQLADLQGIAHAPAQKADAHS; this is translated from the coding sequence ATGAGAGCCCTGCCCCTTTCCATTGGCACCATCCACTTTGTCGGCATTGGCGGCATCGGCATGTCCGGCATTGCCGAAGTGCTGCACATGCTTGGCTACGCGGTACAGGGTTCCGACATTGCGGAGAGTGCGAATGTCGCCCGCCTGCGCGCATCGGGTATTCCCGTCACCATCGGCCATGATGCGGCCAACCTTGGCAATGCGCAGGTGGTGGTGACCTCAACCGCCGTGCAGCGCGACAATCCCGAAGTGGTGGCCGCGCGCGCGCGCCTGATCCCGGTGGTGCGGCGGGCGGAGATGCTGGCCGAGCTCATGCGCCTGCGCTGGTCGGTGGCGGTGGGCGGCACGCATGGCAAGACCACGACGACCAGCCTCGTCGCCGCCGTACTGGAAGCGGCAAAGCTGGACCCCACAGTCATCAATGGCGGCATCATCGAAGCCTACGGCACCAACACCCGCATGGGTTCGGGGGACTGGATGGTGGTGGAGGCCGATGAGAGCGACGGCTCCTTCCTGCGCCTGCCCTCGGTCATCACGGTCGTGACCAACATGGACCCCGAGCACCTGGACCACTGGGGCACGGAAGAAGCCATGCAGGCGGCGTATGACCAGTTCGTCTCCAACATCCCGTTCTACGGTTTTGCGGTGCTGTGCATCGACCACCCGGCGGTGCAGCAGATGATCCCGCGCCTGTCGGACCACCGGATCATCACCTACGGCTTCTCCCCGCAGGCGGACGTACGGGCGGAAAAGGTGATTACCGACAAGCTGGGGGCGACGTTCGAGGTTGTGATCACCAACCGCACCCGCAACCGTTCACGCCGGGCGGGGCCGTTCCGCCTGCCCATGCTGGGCCACCACAACGTGCAGAACGCGCTGGCGGCCATTGCGGTGGGCACCGAGATGGAGATAGACGACGCCACCATCCGCTCCGCCTTTGCCGCCTTCCGCGGGGTCAAGCGCCGCTTCACCCGCACGGGTGAGACCGGAGGCATCACCGTCATCGATGATTACGGACACCATCCGGTGGAGATCGCGGCCGTGCTCAAGGCCGCACGCCAGGCGGGGGCGGGCAACGTGATCGCGGTGATGCAGCCGCACCGCTATTCCCGGCTGAAAAGCCTGTTCAACGAATTCTGCACCTGCATGAACGATGCGGGCACCGTGATCATTGCCGATGTGTATGCCGCGGGCGAACAGCCGATCGAGGGCATGGACCGTGACGCGCTGGTCGAGGGCCTGCGCGAGCGGGGTCACCGCTCCGTCGTGCCGCTGCCGGGTCCGGAACACCTGGCGGAGATGATCAATGCCATCGCCCGGCCGGGTGACTTCGTGGTGTGCCTGGGGGCTGGCAGCATCACCAACTGGGCGCAGGCGCTGCCCGCCCAGCTGGCCGACCTGCAGGGCATTGCCCATGCCCCCGCCCAGAAGGCGGATGCCCATTCATGA
- the murB gene encoding UDP-N-acetylmuramate dehydrogenase, producing the protein MTDIPLPQWAQVLDTDDFHPRGRLTPQAALGARTWFRVGGPAEVLFQPASTEDLAQVMQRLPLEVPVLPLGACSNVIVRDGGIDGMVIRLARGFSTITRDGEGLVAGAACLDMTVAEHAAESGLSGLEFLAGIPGSIGGAVAMNAGAYGSDMATVLDWVEVVTRDGRLLRLPAASLDFGYRHATLPPQSVVVRVRLAAVDAPPAAIRQRIGEIRAAREAAQPVRARTGGSTFRNPDPDESGRRAWELIDAAGCRGLRVGGAQMSEKHCNFMLNTGDATAADLEGLGDAVRRRVHGHTGVTLRWEIKRIGRPAHAGTGIPA; encoded by the coding sequence ATGACCGACATCCCCCTGCCGCAATGGGCACAGGTTCTGGATACGGATGATTTCCACCCCCGCGGGCGCCTGACGCCGCAGGCCGCGCTGGGCGCGCGCACTTGGTTCCGCGTGGGCGGGCCGGCGGAAGTGCTGTTCCAGCCCGCCAGCACCGAAGACTTGGCGCAGGTCATGCAGCGCCTGCCGCTGGAGGTGCCCGTGCTGCCGCTGGGCGCGTGCTCCAACGTGATCGTGCGCGATGGCGGGATTGACGGGATGGTCATCCGCCTGGCGCGTGGCTTTTCCACCATCACGCGTGATGGCGAGGGACTGGTGGCCGGTGCCGCGTGCCTGGACATGACGGTGGCCGAACACGCGGCGGAATCCGGACTGTCGGGGCTGGAATTCCTGGCAGGCATCCCGGGTTCCATCGGGGGCGCCGTGGCCATGAATGCCGGGGCCTACGGGTCGGACATGGCAACGGTGCTTGACTGGGTGGAAGTCGTCACGCGCGACGGGCGTCTGCTGCGCCTGCCTGCCGCATCGCTCGATTTTGGCTACCGGCACGCCACCCTGCCCCCACAGTCCGTGGTGGTGCGGGTGCGGCTTGCGGCGGTGGATGCACCACCCGCCGCCATCCGTCAGCGCATTGGGGAAATACGGGCCGCGCGTGAAGCAGCCCAGCCCGTACGCGCGCGCACCGGGGGGTCCACCTTCCGTAATCCCGACCCTGACGAATCGGGGCGCAGGGCATGGGAACTGATCGATGCCGCAGGCTGTCGTGGCCTGCGGGTGGGAGGAGCCCAGATGAGCGAGAAACACTGCAACTTCATGCTCAATACCGGTGATGCCACCGCCGCCGATCTGGAAGGGCTGGGCGATGCGGTCCGCCGCCGGGTACACGGGCATACCGGCGTGACCCTGCGCTGGGAAATAAAGCGGATCGGCCGCCCGGCGCATGCCGGCACGGGAATCCCGGCATGA
- a CDS encoding D-alanine--D-alanine ligase: protein MSRHQIAVLMGGMSAEREVSLNSGRNVAEALRGLGHDVRCIDAGPDLSAIVRDLHDHRPDAVFNALHGRFGEDGSIQGVLDWMGIAYTHSGVRASATAMDKDAARTVFAAAGLPVATGMLLTPAELEPADPLPAPYVVKPVNEGSSVGVEIVYAGSNRRSAIARGWAHGSHLLVEEYIPGRELTVGVLDDRALTVTDITPAATGPSFYDYEAKYAAGGSRHELPARIHPDAFEQARTLALAAHRALGCRGASRTDFRYDDTTGPDAPGRLVILETNTQPGMTPTSLLPEQAAACGMDYATLCQWMIDHATCRT, encoded by the coding sequence ATGAGCCGCCACCAGATTGCCGTGCTGATGGGCGGCATGTCCGCCGAGCGTGAGGTCAGCCTGAACAGCGGGCGCAACGTGGCCGAAGCCCTGCGCGGGCTTGGCCATGACGTGCGCTGCATCGATGCGGGCCCCGACCTGTCCGCCATCGTGCGCGACCTGCATGACCACAGGCCCGATGCCGTGTTCAACGCGCTGCACGGCCGCTTTGGCGAGGACGGGTCGATCCAGGGCGTGCTAGACTGGATGGGCATTGCCTATACCCATTCCGGCGTGCGGGCCTCGGCCACGGCCATGGACAAGGATGCCGCGCGCACGGTGTTTGCCGCAGCCGGGCTACCGGTCGCCACCGGCATGCTCCTGACCCCGGCGGAACTGGAACCCGCCGACCCGCTGCCCGCACCCTATGTGGTCAAGCCGGTGAACGAGGGGTCATCAGTGGGTGTGGAAATCGTGTATGCGGGCAGCAACCGCCGCAGCGCGATTGCCCGGGGCTGGGCCCATGGCAGCCACCTGCTGGTGGAGGAATACATCCCCGGCCGGGAACTGACCGTAGGCGTGCTGGACGACCGCGCCCTGACGGTTACCGACATAACCCCCGCCGCCACCGGCCCCAGTTTTTATGACTACGAAGCCAAATACGCGGCAGGCGGCTCCCGCCACGAACTGCCTGCGCGAATCCATCCCGATGCCTTCGAGCAGGCGCGCACGCTGGCACTGGCCGCCCACCGGGCGCTGGGCTGCCGGGGGGCAAGCCGCACCGATTTCCGCTATGATGATACAACAGGCCCGGATGCACCGGGGCGGCTGGTCATTCTGGAAACCAATACCCAGCCGGGCATGACGCCCACGTCACTCCTGCCCGAACAGGCGGCGGCCTGCGGCATGGATTATGCAACCCTGTGCCAGTGGATGATCGACCACGCGACCTGCCGTACATGA